A single genomic interval of Candidatus Poribacteria bacterium harbors:
- a CDS encoding NUDIX hydrolase: MEWKVTLGVGGAVVRDGQLLLVHHAYGAKMWQIPGGYVKPEECAHDGVVREIYEETHIRAAVDGLIGVRHRVKEGDNSTYLIFRLTPLSSDDPIPDGREVEDAGYFSLAEIEAFSPDEIPALNKWVARCVLDKTPNMLLDQGDPDGLNRPYNLYIRP; this comes from the coding sequence ATGGAATGGAAAGTTACGCTCGGTGTTGGCGGGGCGGTTGTGCGTGATGGGCAGCTCCTCTTGGTTCATCATGCCTATGGTGCCAAGATGTGGCAGATTCCGGGGGGATATGTCAAACCGGAGGAATGCGCCCATGATGGGGTTGTGCGAGAGATCTACGAAGAAACCCACATCCGCGCAGCGGTTGATGGCTTGATTGGGGTACGCCACCGCGTAAAAGAAGGTGATAACTCGACCTACCTTATTTTTAGATTGACGCCGCTTTCATCGGACGATCCCATTCCCGATGGACGCGAGGTTGAGGACGCTGGATACTTTAGCCTTGCCGAGATCGAAGCGTTTTCACCAGACGAAATTCCTGCGCTCAATAAGTGGGTGGCTCGGTGTGTTTTGGACAAGACGCCAAATATGCTGTTGGATCAGGGCGACCCAGATGGGCTTAATCGACCGTACAACCTTTACATTCGTCCTTGA
- a CDS encoding Gfo/Idh/MocA family oxidoreductase, with protein MQTDKVRLAIIGCGGMAGAHLNAYIGLKNLGIDIFDFVAMCDVDIDRAKGFAARAAEVQGGVEPKVYEDIDEMLAQETLTAADICGPHFLHHTLAIRCFEAEVDVIVEKPLGVTVRAGWKMIKSAEANNRILATAEQVRRWVSSRTVEWLINKEKRIGEPRMFFRQGVSGANKDPGNLLRDEMTTWRKDKLTSGGNGIIDGGVHYIDLLIYFYGEPEEIYARSENLSQYQFKDSDGNYVPQTVEDTALATITFKSGVIGQWVNTGAAPGRGIGYNSYHGSIGSIYSTGGYPQSPELQLWDGSTQDPDTLQSTYMANLNPEEKERLFPHGITEGVMLEVYDFLDAVRTRRRPELDGVDGLKAQAVCNAIYESGWIGQAVKFDDVYNDRVTGYQDEINERWEI; from the coding sequence ATGCAAACGGACAAGGTCAGATTGGCGATCATTGGTTGCGGGGGTATGGCGGGAGCGCATCTGAACGCCTACATTGGTCTAAAGAATCTCGGCATCGATATCTTTGATTTTGTGGCGATGTGTGATGTAGATATAGATCGAGCGAAGGGGTTTGCTGCGAGAGCTGCCGAAGTGCAAGGGGGTGTGGAACCCAAGGTCTATGAGGACATTGATGAAATGCTAGCACAGGAGACGTTGACTGCCGCTGATATCTGTGGACCTCATTTCCTACATCACACGCTTGCGATTCGTTGCTTTGAGGCGGAAGTTGACGTCATCGTTGAGAAACCGCTGGGAGTAACGGTCCGTGCGGGCTGGAAGATGATAAAGAGTGCAGAAGCCAACAATCGCATTCTTGCCACCGCAGAGCAAGTGCGGCGGTGGGTGAGTTCACGCACGGTTGAGTGGCTAATCAACAAGGAGAAGCGGATTGGCGAGCCTCGTATGTTTTTTCGACAGGGTGTTAGTGGGGCTAACAAAGATCCCGGAAATCTTTTGCGCGATGAAATGACGACATGGCGGAAAGACAAACTCACGAGCGGTGGTAACGGGATCATTGATGGTGGAGTGCACTACATAGATCTTCTCATCTATTTTTACGGTGAGCCCGAAGAAATCTACGCCCGATCGGAGAATCTGAGCCAATACCAGTTCAAAGATTCGGACGGCAATTATGTGCCGCAGACCGTCGAGGACACGGCGCTTGCAACGATTACATTTAAGAGTGGCGTCATCGGTCAGTGGGTCAACACCGGTGCAGCTCCGGGGCGCGGTATCGGCTATAACAGCTATCACGGAAGCATCGGTTCCATCTACAGCACCGGTGGATACCCACAATCGCCTGAGTTGCAGCTATGGGATGGAAGCACTCAAGATCCAGACACCTTGCAAAGCACTTACATGGCGAATCTGAATCCGGAGGAGAAGGAGCGATTGTTCCCGCACGGCATTACGGAAGGGGTGATGCTTGAGGTCTACGATTTTCTGGATGCGGTGCGTACACGGCGTAGACCAGAGCTTGATGGGGTTGATGGTTTGAAGGCACAAGCGGTCTGCAACGCCATTTATGAATCGGGATGGATTGGTCAGGCTGTGAAATTCGATGATGTATATAATGACAGGGTGACAGGATATCAGGACGAGATCAACGAACGATGGGAGATCTGA